In Amycolatopsis endophytica, the following are encoded in one genomic region:
- a CDS encoding SDR family oxidoreductase codes for MAKLDGKVAVITGATSGLALATAKLFVAEGAHVVITGRRQDRLDAAAAAIGHDVTGVVGDVGEIADVVRLADVVAAQLGRVDVLVASAGVWNWNEHIGDVTEESFDAVFGVNVRGTFFTVQKLLPLLSDGASIVLVGSGAAEKGDPGTTIYAASKAALRSFARTWTTDLKERGIRVNVLSPAAIDTPAFADLPPGFRDQIATLVPLGRLGAEREIATAALFLASADSSFVSGIDLPVDGGIGQV; via the coding sequence ATGGCGAAACTTGACGGGAAGGTCGCGGTGATCACCGGCGCGACCTCGGGACTGGCACTGGCGACGGCGAAGCTGTTCGTCGCGGAGGGCGCGCACGTGGTCATCACCGGTCGGCGCCAGGACCGGCTGGACGCCGCGGCGGCCGCGATCGGCCACGACGTGACCGGCGTGGTCGGTGACGTCGGTGAGATCGCCGACGTGGTCCGCCTCGCCGACGTCGTGGCGGCCCAACTGGGCCGGGTCGACGTCCTCGTCGCGAGCGCCGGGGTCTGGAACTGGAACGAGCACATCGGCGACGTGACCGAGGAGTCGTTCGACGCCGTGTTCGGCGTGAACGTGCGCGGCACGTTCTTCACCGTGCAGAAACTCCTGCCGCTGCTGTCCGATGGCGCCTCGATCGTGCTGGTCGGCTCGGGTGCCGCCGAGAAGGGCGATCCGGGAACCACGATCTACGCGGCGAGCAAGGCCGCGCTGCGGTCGTTCGCCCGCACCTGGACCACCGACCTGAAGGAGCGGGGAATCCGGGTCAACGTCCTCAGCCCCGCCGCGATCGACACTCCGGCGTTCGCGGACCTCCCACCCGGATTTCGCGATCAGATCGCCACGCTGGTGCCCCTCGGCCGTCTCGGCGCCGAACGCGAAATCGCCACCGCGGCGCTGTTCCTCGCGTCCGCGGACTCCAGCTTCGTGAGCGGAATCGACCTGCCCGTCGACGGCGGGATCGGCCAGGTCTGA
- a CDS encoding TetR/AcrR family transcriptional regulator, giving the protein MSSRDAPPSARRDAHRNRQRLLECARRAFAERGAEAALDGIAREAGLVVGTLYRHFPTRLELLWTVLEPKLRRVIDEMTASLGQEDPWEAFRGLLEVLCTAQAGDRAFADFLARRFPGDNRTEVAHNEICGLAHQVLLRAQEAGAVRPDVTGADLLVLLWASGCVSETTQHVAPSMWRRHLHLAMDGLRASNRSDLREPAWDLELLSRALPGRQAVSRSASG; this is encoded by the coding sequence ATGTCCTCCCGTGACGCTCCGCCGTCCGCGCGCAGGGATGCGCACCGCAACCGTCAGCGGCTTCTCGAATGCGCCCGTCGCGCGTTCGCCGAACGAGGTGCGGAAGCCGCGCTCGACGGCATCGCCAGGGAGGCGGGCTTGGTGGTCGGCACCCTCTACCGGCACTTCCCCACGCGCCTGGAACTCCTGTGGACCGTGCTCGAACCGAAGCTGCGCCGCGTGATCGACGAGATGACGGCCTCGCTCGGCCAGGAGGACCCGTGGGAGGCGTTTCGCGGTCTGCTGGAAGTGCTGTGTACGGCGCAGGCCGGAGATCGGGCGTTCGCCGACTTCCTGGCGCGCCGGTTCCCCGGCGACAACCGCACCGAGGTCGCGCACAACGAGATCTGCGGGCTCGCGCACCAGGTTCTGCTGCGCGCGCAGGAGGCGGGCGCGGTACGTCCCGACGTCACGGGCGCCGACCTGCTCGTGTTGCTGTGGGCGAGTGGCTGTGTCTCCGAGACCACGCAGCACGTCGCACCGTCGATGTGGCGCAGGCACCTGCACCTGGCGATGGACGGGTTGCGGGCGTCGAACCGGTCCGACCTGCGGGAACCCGCGTGGGATCTGGAGTTGCTGAGCCGGGCGCTCCCGGGTCGGCAGGCGGTCTCTCGCTCAGCGTCCGGTTGA
- a CDS encoding alpha/beta fold hydrolase → MFRNAKSTAVAALFCALTGSALTACDEASEADAPAPVSAAGDTAGEPISGTTKITVAGRSVNVSCSGTPVDGTPVVVLMAGLGDGLDKMAGLQQTLSEKGRACSYDRLGEGASDQPGGVQTFDSSGAILTGVLDRVAGDEPVVLAGHSLGGLIAARYAPGHQDRVAGLVLMDATPSTILADTTAAIPESATGPAAELRAQSLAVYGGQNPEQLTIEDGEVGYAGDIPVEVIQHGQHYLAEIPEYGDALERAWAEGQDKWLDLSSRSEPSTASASGHYIYVDQPDVAVQAIQRVTAAAAE, encoded by the coding sequence ATGTTCCGCAACGCCAAGTCAACCGCTGTCGCCGCACTGTTCTGCGCACTGACCGGGTCGGCGCTGACAGCGTGCGACGAGGCTTCGGAGGCCGATGCCCCGGCGCCGGTGAGCGCGGCCGGTGACACCGCTGGAGAGCCGATCTCCGGGACGACGAAGATCACCGTCGCCGGCCGGTCGGTGAACGTGTCCTGTTCGGGTACTCCGGTCGACGGCACGCCGGTCGTGGTCCTGATGGCCGGGCTCGGGGACGGCCTGGACAAGATGGCGGGCCTGCAGCAGACGCTGAGCGAGAAGGGCCGGGCCTGTTCCTACGACCGGCTCGGCGAAGGCGCGAGCGACCAGCCCGGGGGCGTGCAGACCTTCGACAGTTCCGGCGCCATCCTCACCGGGGTGCTCGACCGCGTCGCCGGTGACGAACCGGTCGTGCTGGCCGGGCACTCCCTGGGCGGGCTGATCGCCGCCCGCTACGCCCCCGGCCACCAGGACCGGGTCGCGGGACTGGTGCTGATGGACGCCACCCCCTCGACCATCCTCGCCGACACCACCGCCGCGATCCCCGAATCGGCCACCGGTCCGGCGGCCGAGCTGCGGGCGCAGAGCCTCGCGGTGTACGGCGGGCAGAACCCGGAGCAGCTGACCATCGAGGACGGTGAGGTGGGCTACGCCGGGGACATCCCGGTGGAAGTGATCCAGCACGGGCAGCACTACCTCGCCGAGATCCCCGAGTACGGGGACGCGCTGGAACGGGCGTGGGCCGAGGGCCAGGACAAGTGGCTCGATCTGTCCAGCCGCAGCGAGCCCTCCACCGCGTCGGCCAGCGGCCACTACATCTACGTCGACCAGCCCGACGTCGCCGTCCAGGCCATCCAGCGCGTCACCGCCGCGGCCGCGGAATAG
- a CDS encoding amidohydrolase family protein, with amino-acid sequence MTLICIEEHAIDQPIADAAGPVLAREAPYLRMQSSSSSPVRPGPGRRTAVDMPEAIRLGTDLGQERIDRMDEHGIDMQIVSWTSPIQLVPGDQAIGLCRAANDRLSKAVAARPGRLQGLAALPWQQPTAAVDELDRAVTDLGLRGVLILGRPGTGFLDDPVYQPVLDRIAALRVPLYVHPFYPVPQVQQAYYAGFADKVSAELSLGGWGWHHEAGIHVLRLILAGVFERLPHLQVISGHWGEMVPFYLSRLDDVLSPGDTGLSRTITETYRSNVWVTPSGMFHRPQFDFIRTVLGLDRLIWSVDYPFLHLDGTREFLDDLDLTAGEREKITHRNAEHLFRLNDA; translated from the coding sequence ATGACACTGATCTGCATCGAAGAGCACGCGATCGACCAGCCGATCGCCGACGCGGCCGGCCCCGTCCTCGCCCGTGAAGCGCCGTACCTGCGCATGCAGAGCTCCAGCTCCTCCCCCGTGCGGCCGGGGCCAGGCCGTCGCACCGCCGTCGACATGCCGGAAGCGATCCGCCTCGGCACCGACCTGGGGCAGGAACGCATCGACCGGATGGACGAGCACGGCATCGACATGCAGATCGTCTCCTGGACCAGCCCGATCCAGCTGGTTCCCGGCGACCAGGCGATCGGCCTGTGCCGAGCGGCCAACGACAGACTCTCGAAGGCCGTCGCCGCGCGCCCCGGCCGGCTCCAGGGGCTGGCGGCCCTGCCGTGGCAACAGCCCACCGCCGCGGTCGACGAGCTCGACCGCGCCGTGACCGACCTCGGCCTGCGCGGCGTCCTGATCCTGGGACGCCCCGGCACCGGCTTCCTCGACGATCCGGTGTACCAGCCCGTCCTGGACCGCATCGCCGCGCTGCGGGTGCCGCTCTACGTGCACCCGTTCTACCCGGTTCCGCAGGTCCAGCAGGCGTACTACGCGGGCTTCGCCGACAAGGTGAGCGCGGAACTCTCGCTGGGCGGATGGGGCTGGCACCACGAGGCGGGGATCCACGTCCTGCGGCTCATCCTCGCGGGCGTCTTCGAACGCCTCCCCCACCTGCAGGTCATCAGTGGGCACTGGGGCGAGATGGTCCCCTTCTACCTCAGCCGCCTCGACGACGTCCTGTCCCCGGGCGACACCGGGCTGTCGCGGACGATCACCGAGACCTACCGCTCGAACGTGTGGGTCACCCCGAGCGGGATGTTCCACCGGCCCCAGTTCGACTTCATCCGCACGGTGCTGGGACTCGACCGGCTGATCTGGTCGGTCGACTACCCCTTCCTCCACCTCGACGGCACGCGCGAGTTCCTCGACGACCTCGACCTCACGGCCGGGGAACGGGAGAAGATCACCCACCGCAACGCGGAGCACCTGTTCCGGCTGAACGACGCCTAG
- a CDS encoding TetR/AcrR family transcriptional regulator — MARRGEALREHILDTAKLAFLEDGFERTSMDALAARAETSKRSLYAHFPTKDALFLAVVERIRVLFGARMGAPAEYSAHPPEAVVRYCGRFVQLLRWSSVARMLRLGIAEADRLPDLAAGLHDAVFGATADALASHLVASSGLPADQAEVAANELIGLAIHPTLPRLLFGIEPLVDEMPEENRLETDVDLDRIRRLLHTVMPPTAA; from the coding sequence ATGGCCCGACGCGGGGAAGCGCTGCGCGAGCACATCCTCGACACGGCGAAGCTCGCGTTCCTGGAGGACGGCTTCGAGCGGACCTCCATGGACGCGCTCGCGGCACGCGCGGAAACGTCGAAGCGTTCCCTGTACGCGCACTTCCCGACCAAGGACGCGCTGTTCCTCGCCGTCGTCGAGCGCATCCGTGTCCTGTTCGGAGCGCGGATGGGGGCGCCCGCCGAGTACTCCGCGCATCCACCGGAAGCGGTCGTGCGGTACTGCGGGCGCTTCGTCCAGCTGTTGCGGTGGTCCTCGGTCGCCCGGATGCTCCGTCTCGGCATCGCCGAGGCGGACCGGCTGCCAGACCTGGCGGCGGGCCTCCATGACGCGGTTTTCGGGGCCACGGCCGACGCTCTCGCGTCACACCTGGTGGCGAGCTCGGGTCTCCCGGCCGACCAGGCGGAGGTCGCGGCGAACGAACTGATCGGCCTCGCCATCCACCCGACGCTCCCCCGCCTGCTGTTCGGCATCGAACCCCTCGTGGACGAGATGCCGGAGGAGAACCGGCTGGAGACCGACGTCGACCTCGACCGGATCCGGCGGCTCCTCCACACCGTCATGCCGCCGACGGCAGCGTGA
- a CDS encoding Wadjet anti-phage system protein JetD domain-containing protein, with product MEFDELDFLRRNDPAWRLTRVDSLRARSFVGTESRLNNLRTERTQATARLLSEQLRTFLDDQVWLEKPPRDGHPVPHRVVRPAPALTFEFDGTAPCSGCGGTCGPEERVEHSRPPSDFAGRYRFRQKPACVRFCRLSGGELAVRVAEPAVTPPAARTVFVVENENTHVASPPVEDAVIFGEAMRRPGRGRPAVTSTRTGFAIMNSVHRTSRGRSMLMDRATLLAHEGQWVNEPNPTNEHLEALLPDEADLYTDLVEGALGSSVRLEQERISYAAIREATRRYH from the coding sequence ATGGAGTTCGACGAACTCGACTTCCTGCGCCGCAACGATCCGGCGTGGCGGTTGACCCGGGTCGATTCTCTTCGGGCACGGTCGTTCGTCGGCACCGAATCCCGGCTGAACAATCTTCGAACCGAACGCACCCAGGCGACGGCGCGGTTGCTGTCGGAACAGCTGCGCACGTTCCTCGACGACCAGGTGTGGCTGGAAAAACCGCCGCGTGATGGACATCCTGTCCCCCATCGAGTCGTCCGCCCCGCCCCGGCGCTCACCTTCGAATTCGACGGCACGGCGCCGTGCTCGGGGTGCGGCGGGACGTGCGGACCGGAGGAGCGCGTCGAGCACAGCAGACCGCCGTCCGATTTCGCGGGCCGGTACCGCTTCCGCCAGAAGCCCGCCTGCGTCCGGTTTTGCCGCCTGTCCGGCGGTGAACTCGCCGTCCGGGTGGCGGAACCGGCCGTCACGCCGCCGGCGGCGCGCACCGTGTTCGTCGTCGAGAACGAGAACACCCATGTGGCTTCCCCGCCCGTCGAGGACGCTGTGATCTTCGGCGAGGCTATGCGGCGTCCCGGCCGCGGCCGGCCGGCCGTGACATCGACACGCACGGGGTTCGCGATCATGAACAGCGTGCACCGCACCTCGAGGGGCCGCTCCATGCTCATGGACCGCGCGACGCTGCTCGCCCACGAAGGTCAATGGGTGAACGAGCCCAACCCGACGAACGAGCACCTCGAAGCGCTCCTCCCGGACGAGGCCGACCTCTACACAGACCTGGTGGAGGGTGCCCTGGGCAGCTCCGTCCGGCTGGAGCAGGAACGCATCTCGTACGCCGCCATCCGGGAAGCCACCCGCCGGTACCACTGA
- a CDS encoding ATP-binding cassette domain-containing protein has translation MNTPAIAVSGLRKTFGDKVVLDGIDFEVRAGSVFSLLGPNGAGKTTTVNVLTTLTKADGGTVRVAGHDIATEATAVRAAIGVTGQFAAVDELLTGQENLQLMADLNRAVTGRGDRMVADLLERFDLVDSARKPASTYSGGMRRKLDLAMTLVGHPRIIFLDEPTTGLDPRSRRTMWTIIRELVADGVTIFLTTQYLDEADQLADRIAVLDKGRLVAQGTPDDLKRQVPGTHVRLRFTTVAELDAAALAFAGATRDDEALALRVPSDGGSQSLRALLDRLDEHAISAEEFSVHTPDLDDVFLALTGHDTEAVAP, from the coding sequence ATGAACACTCCAGCGATCGCGGTCTCCGGACTGCGCAAGACGTTCGGGGACAAGGTCGTGCTCGACGGCATCGATTTCGAGGTCCGCGCGGGCTCGGTCTTCTCCCTGCTCGGCCCCAACGGGGCGGGCAAGACGACAACGGTCAACGTGCTGACCACGTTGACGAAAGCCGACGGCGGGACGGTCCGCGTCGCCGGGCACGACATCGCCACCGAGGCCACGGCGGTGCGCGCGGCGATCGGGGTCACCGGCCAGTTCGCTGCCGTGGACGAGCTGCTGACGGGTCAGGAGAACCTGCAGCTGATGGCCGACCTCAACCGCGCCGTCACGGGCAGGGGCGATCGGATGGTCGCCGATCTGCTGGAACGCTTCGACCTGGTGGACTCGGCGCGCAAGCCCGCGTCGACGTACTCCGGTGGCATGCGGCGGAAGCTCGACCTGGCGATGACGCTCGTCGGCCACCCGCGGATCATCTTTCTCGACGAGCCGACGACCGGGCTGGACCCCCGCAGTCGCCGCACCATGTGGACGATCATCCGTGAGCTGGTGGCCGACGGCGTCACCATCTTCCTCACCACCCAGTACCTCGACGAGGCCGACCAGCTCGCCGACCGGATCGCGGTGCTGGACAAGGGCAGGCTCGTCGCCCAGGGGACCCCGGACGACCTGAAACGGCAGGTCCCCGGGACGCACGTCCGGCTCCGCTTCACCACCGTGGCCGAACTCGACGCGGCCGCGCTGGCCTTCGCCGGCGCCACCCGCGACGACGAGGCACTGGCCCTGCGGGTGCCCAGCGACGGCGGATCGCAGTCGCTGCGTGCCTTGCTGGACAGGCTCGACGAGCACGCGATCAGCGCCGAGGAGTTCTCCGTCCACACCCCCGACCTCGATGACGTTTTCCTCGCCCTGACGGGCCACGACACGGAGGCAGTCGCGCCATGA
- a CDS encoding ABC transporter permease: MSTQSHSLVMLRRNFKHLARNPTSVFNAVLMPIVVMLMFVYMLGDAFSVGVDYVDYATPGLMLMAVCYGLGGVATSVNSDMTKGIINRFKVMDVSRGAVLTGHAVASLLTNLIAIVALVGVALLLGFSPAAGFLDWLGVAGMVVLLGLAAGWFTIALGLAAKTPETAGMAAVPLVLLPFFSSAIVPAEKMGPGLREFAEYQPFTPIIETLRGLLNGAPSTGYAIAAIAWCLGIAIVGYAWALSTFKKRA, translated from the coding sequence ATGAGCACCCAGTCCCACTCCCTGGTGATGTTGCGCCGCAACTTCAAGCACCTCGCCCGCAACCCGACCTCGGTGTTCAACGCGGTCCTGATGCCGATCGTGGTCATGCTGATGTTCGTGTACATGCTCGGCGACGCGTTCAGCGTCGGCGTCGACTACGTCGACTACGCGACACCGGGCCTCATGCTGATGGCCGTCTGCTACGGGCTCGGCGGCGTGGCAACGTCGGTGAACTCCGATATGACGAAGGGGATCATCAACCGGTTCAAGGTCATGGACGTCTCCCGCGGCGCGGTCCTGACCGGGCACGCCGTCGCCAGTCTGCTGACCAACCTGATCGCCATCGTCGCGCTCGTGGGGGTGGCGTTGCTGCTGGGATTCAGCCCCGCGGCGGGTTTCCTCGACTGGCTCGGCGTGGCCGGGATGGTCGTGCTGCTCGGCCTCGCGGCCGGCTGGTTCACCATCGCGCTGGGCCTGGCGGCGAAGACCCCCGAAACCGCGGGCATGGCCGCCGTGCCGCTGGTGCTGCTGCCGTTCTTCAGCAGCGCGATCGTGCCGGCGGAGAAGATGGGGCCGGGTCTCCGGGAGTTCGCGGAGTACCAGCCCTTCACGCCGATCATCGAAACCCTGCGCGGGCTGCTCAACGGCGCGCCGTCCACCGGTTACGCGATCGCCGCCATCGCCTGGTGCCTCGGCATCGCCATCGTCGGGTACGCGTGGGCGCTGTCCACGTTCAAGAAGCGAGCGTGA
- a CDS encoding BTAD domain-containing putative transcriptional regulator, with amino-acid sequence MQIGMLGPFEVRTAEGAFADVPGARLRALVAALALEPGRVVPKATLVDWIWGEQPPAEAANALQRLVSRLRKALPDGLVEGQTGGYRLMVEPDAVDAVRFERLVGLARDDEGPRRAKLLREALSLWRGAPMQDIDLTESAAFDAVVTRLEGLRLTALEDRFEIEVGLGRGAEVVAELTDVAAAHPMRERLAAALMRALVAAGRDADALLVYQRTREALAEELGVDPSPELSEVHVALLRGELGRREEPRRTNVRAELTSYVGKEADVAAVRELVAGHRLTTLIGPGGSGKTRLATETARTLLGDLRDGVWLVELAPVAADGDKASGLGGSENNIAQATLAGLDLRDALFVDASNVEPTERLVAALRERETLLVLDNCEHVIESAAKFTHRLLGECRRLRILATSREPLGITGEALWPVAPLALPDGDAGSEAIEAAPAVRLLRERAGAVRKDLRLDARTSSTLLRVCRALDGMPLAIELAAARLRTMSLDQLAKRLDDRFRLLTGGSRAALPRHRTLRAMVDWSWELLTGAERTVLRRLSVFSGGASLEAAEQVCAGEAVEPEDVLDLLTALTEKSLLVAAGGDAPRYRMLGTIKEYAAQRLAEAGETELARRAHLAYFTGLNEAADQRLRRADQVAWLATLTAEHDNISAAMRGALAAGEARPAMRLAAAAGWYWWLSGHRAEGMELIRAAIDLPGEVPDEIRAMVYGLVVQFMSSGLGDERLVAEWIHKAYEIGTRNADVHPLIGLVVPLERMLRAPEEVIPAWESLLDNEDPWARALARLHLGKIRIVLGHPGREADTYLETALAEFRALGERFGISFALGELAERMATRGDFAAACEYYEQAVAVVTEVGSTEDVIRLRARQAQLYWLQGEEEASAAALAEAQRCGKRVTWPSALVILALAEADLARWRGDSAEAVRQLDSATSLPGEEAKQANIRAITCDARGYLADDLAESRRHRAAACAAATEAGHPPVIALVLIGVADLALRQEQYEQAARLLAASAAVRGLQDRSLPDVARIEQAARSRLGDTRYAEAAGEGAETNWNQLVEVTLAS; translated from the coding sequence GTGCAGATCGGGATGCTGGGACCGTTCGAGGTTCGCACGGCGGAGGGCGCTTTCGCCGACGTGCCGGGCGCCCGGTTGCGTGCGCTGGTGGCCGCTCTCGCGCTGGAGCCGGGGCGGGTGGTTCCGAAGGCGACGCTCGTCGACTGGATCTGGGGTGAGCAGCCGCCAGCGGAAGCGGCGAACGCGTTGCAGCGTCTGGTTTCCCGGCTGCGGAAGGCGCTGCCCGACGGGCTGGTCGAGGGGCAGACCGGCGGCTACCGGCTGATGGTCGAACCCGACGCCGTCGACGCGGTGCGGTTCGAACGGCTCGTCGGCCTGGCCCGCGACGATGAGGGGCCGCGGCGGGCGAAGCTGCTGCGGGAAGCCCTTTCCCTGTGGCGCGGCGCTCCGATGCAGGACATCGATCTCACGGAGAGCGCGGCCTTCGACGCCGTCGTCACCCGGCTCGAAGGGCTGCGCCTGACCGCGCTGGAGGACCGGTTCGAGATCGAGGTGGGCCTCGGTCGCGGTGCGGAGGTCGTCGCGGAGCTGACCGACGTGGCGGCCGCTCATCCGATGCGGGAACGGCTCGCCGCCGCGCTGATGCGTGCCCTCGTCGCGGCCGGGCGGGACGCCGACGCGCTGCTCGTGTACCAGCGCACGCGCGAAGCGCTGGCCGAAGAGCTGGGCGTCGACCCGTCACCGGAGCTGTCCGAGGTGCACGTCGCGCTGCTGCGGGGCGAGCTGGGGCGGCGGGAGGAACCTCGACGGACCAATGTGCGCGCCGAGCTGACCAGTTACGTCGGTAAGGAGGCGGACGTCGCCGCGGTCCGGGAACTCGTGGCCGGGCACCGGCTCACCACCCTGATCGGGCCGGGTGGCTCGGGCAAGACCCGGCTGGCCACGGAGACCGCGCGCACCCTGCTCGGGGACCTGCGCGACGGGGTCTGGCTGGTGGAGCTGGCCCCCGTCGCCGCGGACGGCGACAAGGCGAGCGGCCTCGGGGGCAGCGAGAACAACATCGCACAGGCGACGCTCGCGGGGCTCGATCTCCGGGACGCGCTGTTCGTCGACGCGTCGAACGTGGAGCCGACGGAGCGACTCGTCGCGGCGCTCCGCGAGCGGGAGACGCTGCTGGTTTTGGACAACTGCGAGCACGTGATCGAGTCGGCGGCGAAGTTCACCCACCGGCTGCTCGGGGAGTGCCGCCGGCTGCGGATACTGGCCACGAGCAGGGAACCGCTCGGCATCACCGGTGAGGCGCTGTGGCCGGTCGCGCCGCTGGCCCTGCCGGACGGGGACGCCGGATCCGAAGCGATCGAGGCCGCGCCCGCGGTCCGGCTGCTGCGGGAGCGGGCCGGCGCGGTGCGCAAGGACCTCCGACTCGACGCCCGTACCTCGTCGACACTGCTGCGCGTCTGCCGGGCGCTGGACGGGATGCCTCTGGCGATCGAACTGGCCGCGGCCCGGTTGCGCACCATGTCCCTCGACCAGCTCGCCAAGCGGCTCGACGACCGGTTCCGTCTGCTCACCGGCGGCAGCCGCGCCGCGTTGCCCCGGCACCGGACGCTGCGCGCGATGGTCGACTGGAGCTGGGAACTGCTGACCGGCGCGGAACGGACGGTCCTGCGCAGGCTCTCGGTGTTCTCGGGCGGCGCGAGTCTGGAAGCGGCCGAACAGGTCTGCGCGGGCGAAGCCGTCGAGCCGGAGGACGTTCTCGACCTGCTCACCGCGCTGACCGAGAAATCACTGCTGGTCGCCGCCGGAGGGGACGCGCCACGCTACCGGATGCTCGGCACCATCAAGGAGTACGCCGCGCAACGCCTGGCCGAGGCGGGCGAGACGGAACTGGCGCGCCGGGCGCACCTCGCCTACTTCACGGGGCTCAACGAGGCCGCGGACCAACGGCTCCGCCGCGCGGACCAGGTGGCCTGGCTCGCCACGCTCACCGCCGAGCACGACAACATCAGCGCCGCGATGCGGGGCGCGCTCGCGGCGGGCGAGGCGCGACCGGCGATGCGGCTCGCGGCGGCGGCGGGCTGGTACTGGTGGCTCAGCGGGCACCGGGCCGAAGGCATGGAGCTGATCCGGGCGGCCATCGACCTGCCGGGGGAGGTTCCCGACGAGATCCGGGCCATGGTGTACGGGCTCGTCGTGCAGTTCATGAGTTCCGGTCTCGGCGACGAGCGCCTCGTGGCGGAGTGGATCCACAAGGCGTACGAGATCGGCACGCGCAACGCGGACGTGCACCCGCTGATCGGCTTGGTCGTCCCGCTGGAGCGCATGTTGCGGGCGCCGGAGGAGGTCATTCCCGCGTGGGAATCGTTGCTGGACAACGAGGATCCGTGGGCGCGCGCGCTGGCGCGGTTGCACCTCGGCAAGATTCGGATCGTGCTCGGTCACCCCGGCCGGGAAGCGGACACGTACCTGGAGACGGCGCTCGCCGAGTTCCGGGCGCTGGGCGAGCGGTTCGGGATCTCGTTCGCCCTGGGCGAGCTGGCCGAACGGATGGCCACCCGCGGCGACTTCGCCGCGGCCTGTGAGTACTACGAACAGGCGGTCGCGGTCGTCACCGAAGTCGGTTCCACCGAGGACGTCATCCGGCTGCGGGCGCGGCAGGCCCAGCTGTACTGGCTGCAGGGCGAAGAGGAAGCGAGCGCGGCCGCCTTGGCGGAAGCCCAGCGGTGCGGGAAACGGGTCACGTGGCCGAGCGCGCTGGTGATCCTGGCGCTCGCGGAGGCGGACCTCGCCCGCTGGCGGGGCGACTCGGCGGAAGCGGTCCGGCAGCTCGATTCCGCCACGTCTCTGCCGGGCGAGGAAGCGAAACAGGCGAACATCCGCGCCATCACCTGCGACGCGCGGGGTTACCTCGCCGACGATCTCGCCGAGTCGCGCCGGCACCGCGCCGCGGCCTGTGCGGCCGCGACCGAGGCGGGGCATCCGCCGGTGATCGCGCTGGTCCTCATCGGTGTCGCGGATCTGGCCCTGCGGCAGGAACAGTACGAGCAGGCGGCGCGGCTGCTCGCGGCGAGCGCCGCGGTCCGCGGACTGCAGGACCGGTCCCTTCCGGACGTGGCGCGGATCGAGCAGGCAGCGCGAAGCCGCCTCGGCGACACGAGGTACGCCGAGGCGGCCGGGGAGGGTGCGGAGACGAACTGGAACCAGCTCGTCGAGGTCACGCTCGCTTCTTGA
- a CDS encoding DUF2306 domain-containing protein, with protein MTRILLGSVVLVTAALQLWPWLRRTRPAAHRWSGRIYVATAVPAGLAALAGSRARWRTRESKL; from the coding sequence GTGACGCGCATCCTGCTGGGCAGCGTCGTGCTGGTGACCGCGGCGCTGCAACTGTGGCCGTGGCTGCGGCGGACCCGGCCTGCGGCGCACCGGTGGAGCGGGCGGATCTACGTGGCCACGGCGGTCCCGGCGGGTCTCGCGGCGCTCGCCGGAAGCCGCGCCAGGTGGCGGACGCGCGAAAGCAAGCTCTGA